The genome window ATAATAAAAGACTATTGGCAGTATTTATTGGGGTAGTTGTTGTCACTCCATTTTTCTTGTTTACAAATGCGTTTGGCACACTTTTTATCGGCTCCGAAAACGAAGCGGCTTCTGGGGAGAGTCTTTTAAATATAGATCTTGATTCTCAAAATTTTGTTTCAGAAGATGTGATAGTCGGGGAAGGAACAGAAGCGATAAGCGGAAATCTTGTCACGGTGCACTACATCGGTGTACTCTCTGACGGAACACCGTTTGATAGCTCACATTCGCGGGGTGAACCATTTCAGTTTATTCTTGGTGGCGGTCAGGTAATACAAGGTTGGGATATGGGAGTTGCTGGCATGAAAGTTGGCGGAAAGAGAATTTTAGTTATCCCTCCGGATTTGGCGTATGGAAGCAATGCAGTGGGTGCGATTCCTCCGGACTCAACTCTTATTTTTGAAATAGAGCTATTGGATGTAAGCATTCTTCAATAAAAAACTACAGCATTTACATTTCACGCAAGCGGCACAATATTGTTTTGTGTCGTTTTCCTTGC of Patescibacteria group bacterium contains these proteins:
- a CDS encoding FKBP-type peptidyl-prolyl cis-trans isomerase, with amino-acid sequence MSAHNKRLLAVFIGVVVVTPFFLFTNAFGTLFIGSENEAASGESLLNIDLDSQNFVSEDVIVGEGTEAISGNLVTVHYIGVLSDGTPFDSSHSRGEPFQFILGGGQVIQGWDMGVAGMKVGGKRILVIPPDLAYGSNAVGAIPPDSTLIFEIELLDVSILQ